One part of the Vanessa atalanta chromosome 4, ilVanAtal1.2, whole genome shotgun sequence genome encodes these proteins:
- the LOC125077874 gene encoding hepatocyte nuclear factor 3-beta-like, producing the protein MASKTVSDKAKWRRRKGSKTVYEDNDCASLAWLLNFRLDEFVNVKVPDDEQEEPKVAADSPPAAKKPPYTYPELIERALRENGELTVSAIYQWISDRFPYYKANDERWKNSVRHNLSINPHFRKGARASQGAGHLWSLAANAIDLLPLRNQFVETEKTEEVQEAQIIECPKVIVLDEAAIAAASIIPDQDLFTGNTMFLNPVSTEQVVRECGLITM; encoded by the exons ATGGCAAGCAAAACGGTTAGCGATAAAGCGAAATGGCGTAGAAGGAAAGGTTCTAAAACCGTTTACGAAGACAACGACTGCGCGAGCCTAGCCTGGCTCCTCAATTTTAGACTGGACGAGTTCGTCAACGTGAAAGTTCCTGATGATGAGCAGGAAGAGCCAAAAGTCGCAGCTGATAGTCCGCCGGCTGCGAAGAAACCGCCGTATACTTATCCAGAATTAATCGAAAGAGCCTTAAGAGAAAATGGCGAATTGACGGTATCTGCAATATACCAATGGATCTC TGATCGCTTCCCTTACTACAAAGCGAATGATGAACGCTGGAAAAACTCTGTTCGGCACAATCTGTCAATCAATCCTCATTTTCGGAAAGGAGCACGGGCTTCTCAAGGCGCTGGCCACCTTTGGTCGCTGGCGGCTAACGCTATCGACTTGTTACCATTGAGAAATCAGTTTGTAGAGACTGAGAAGACTGAGGAAGTCCAGGAGGCACAAATTATTGAGTGCCCAAAA GTCATAGTTTTAGATGAAGCTGCAATAGCTGCCGCTAGTATCATTCCAGATCAAGATTTATTCACAGGTAACAcaa TGTTCCTAAATCCAGTGTCAACGGAGCAGGTGGTTCGTGAGTGTGGTCTCATCACCATGTGA